The sequence ACCATCCGGTTATCGCCAAACAAGCCCATCATTTTGTCTTTAGTAAAACCGCTTACAAAGAGCAAGTCGCTAAAGCCCGCACCTTTGGGTTTTTGCAAGAAGTGAATTACTTGCGATCCATTGGTTTGGCGAAAGGGGGGAGCTTGAATAATTGTATCGTGCTGGATGAAAACAGCATTTTGAATAAAGAGGGCTTGAGGTGCGAAAAGGAATTTGTGTGCCACAAGATTTTAGACGCTATGGGGGATCTAATGGTTTTAGGCATGCCTGTGATGGGCAAATACACTTCTTTTTCAGGGAGTCATAAGCTCAATTCTATGTTGGTTAAAGCCATTTTAGCGGACGCTAAAAATTACGAAGTTTTGATCGCTACAGATCCGGCTAAAGAATTTGCGTTGCAAAAGGCTTTCGCTTAATCCTAAATTAGGGTTTATTCTTTGGAATTGGATTTAGCACTTATCTCTTTAGGCGAGGGGGTTTTGCTTGGGGTGTATCAAGACAATTTTTTATGCACTTCTTACACTTCCAAGTCAAAAACAAGTGAAGCTTTAGTGGAAGTTTTTTCACAATTATTCAAAGATTTTAAAAACCCTACTTTACCGGCGATTAAAGGGGTTTATTACGCTAAAGGGCCAGGGAGTTTCACTAGTCTAAAGCTCACGCATGTTTTCTTACACACTTTGGCTTTAATCCATGACTTTGAACTCTATTCAACTACAGGCTTTGATTTTAACGACAACACGCCCATTTTGGCGTATGCCAATAAATACTTTGTTTCAAAAGAAACGGAAAGCTTGAGCGATTTTAAAGATTTGAAAATTGTGCCAAAAGATTTCATGCTGCCCCCCTTTTTAGAGAAAGACAAATTCACCCAATTGAACACGCCGTTTTACATTTTGTCTCCTATTTAGTGTATAATGCTAGTTTTAAAAATGAAAGGGTATCAACAATAGGGGTTTAAAATTTGGTAGTGAGTGTTCCTGCAACAAGTGCGAATTTAGGCCCCGGTTTTGATTGCTTGGGTTTGAGCTTAAATTTACGCAATCGTTTTTTTATTGAGCCTAGCAGCTTCCATGCGGTGAAATTGGTTGGGGAGGGTGAGGGGATCCCTAAGTTTTTAACCAACAATATTTTCACTAAAGTGTTTTATGAGATTTTAAAAAAGCATGGGAATGACGGATCATTTAAATTTTTATTGCATAATAAAGTCCCTATTACAAGGGGCATGGGGTCTAGCTCGGCGATGATTGTGGGGGCGGTCGCTTCAGCGTTTGCGTTTTTAGGGTTTGCTTTTGATAGAGAAAACATTGTCAATACCGCTCTAATTTATGAAAACCACCCGGATAATATCACCCCAGCGGTGTTTGGGGGGTATAATGCAGCGTTTGTGGAAAAAAAGAAAGTGATAAGTTTAAAAACCAAAATCCCCTCTTTTTTAAAAGCGGTGATGGTGATCCCTAATAGGGTCATTTCCACCAAGCAATCGCGCCATCTCTTGCCCAAGCGTTACAGCGTGCAAGAAAGCGTGTTTAACCTTTCGCATGCGAGTTTGATGACGATGGCGATTGTGCAGGGGAAGTGGGATTTATTGCGTTGTTGTGCTAAAGATAGGATGCATCAATACAAGCGCATGCAAACTTATCCCGTGTTGTTTGCGATCCAAAAGCTCGCTTTAGAAAATAACGCCTTAATGAGCACGCTTTCAGGGAGCGGTTCGTCGTTTTTTAACATGTGTTATGAAGAGGACGCCCCTAAATTAAAGCAGGTTTTGAGCAAGAAATTCCCTAAATTTAGGGTAGCGGTTTTAGATTTTGACAATGATGGAGTCCTTATTGAGAAAGACTGAAATTAAAATCCGCATGTGTGTGGCGTGCAGAATGCGCCAACCTCAAAAGGATTTGTTGCGTTTGAAAAGCTTTGAAAATCAAATCATGGAATTTGATGGCAAAGGTCGTAGTTTTTATGTGTGTGAAAATTGTTTGAAAAATGGAGAAAAAAAGTTGTTGAAAGCGGTTTCAAAAATGAAGAATGCTCCAAAAGATGTTAAAAATATCATTACTTGGATTAAGGAGAGAAGCATAGCATGAGTGGTATGGTTGATTTAAAAGAATTTTTAGCCGAGCTTGGTAAGACCCAAAAAGAGCTTAAAAATGTGATCGAGCAAGCCAAAGACATTGGTTTAGAGCTTAAGACAAATTCTAAAATGACCCCAGAGGAAGCAAACAAGCTATACAAATATATTGTGGATGGCATTAAAGAACAAATACAAGCCAATCAACCCACTAAAAATCCTGAACAAGACAATAAAGATGATTTGAATATGGCCGCTACGCCCAAACCCCTTAACAAAAAGGTTTCCAAAACGCCTAAAAAAGAAGAAACAAAAAGCCAGCCAAAGCCCAAAAAAACTAAAGAAAAGAAAAAAGAAGCTCCCACACCCATTGCCAAAAAAAAAGGAGGGATAGAGATTGTCAATACTTTTGAAAACCAAACGCCCCCTACAGAAAACACCCCTAAAGTGGTTAGCCACTCTCAAATAGAAAAAGCCAAGCAAAAACTCCAAGAAATCCAAAAAAGCCGAGAAGCCCTAAACAAGCTCACCCAAAGCAACGCTAACAACGCTAACAGCACCAATAACGCTAATAACGCTAATAACGCTAATAACGCTAATAACGCTAAAAAAGAAATCAGCGAAGTTAAAAAGCAAGAGCAAGAGATCAAACGCCATGAAAACATTAAAAGACGCACCGGTTTTAGAGTCATTAAACGCAACGATGAAACAGAAAATGAAACTGAAAACAGCGTAACAGAAAGCAAAAAACCCACTCAAAGCGCGGCGGCTATTTTTGAAGACATTAAAAAAGAATGGCAAGAAAAAGACAAACAAGAGGCTAAAAAAGTCAAAAAACCCAGTAAGCCCAAAGCCACCCCCACAGCCAAA is a genomic window of Helicobacter pylori oki112 containing:
- a CDS encoding tRNA threonylcarbamoyladenosine biosynthesis protein TsaB → MELDLALISLGEGVLLGVYQDNFLCTSYTSKSKTSEALVEVFSQLFKDFKNPTLPAIKGVYYAKGPGSFTSLKLTHVFLHTLALIHDFELYSTTGFDFNDNTPILAYANKYFVSKETESLSDFKDLKIVPKDFMLPPFLEKDKFTQLNTPFYILSPI
- the thrB gene encoding homoserine kinase, whose product is MVVSVPATSANLGPGFDCLGLSLNLRNRFFIEPSSFHAVKLVGEGEGIPKFLTNNIFTKVFYEILKKHGNDGSFKFLLHNKVPITRGMGSSSAMIVGAVASAFAFLGFAFDRENIVNTALIYENHPDNITPAVFGGYNAAFVEKKKVISLKTKIPSFLKAVMVIPNRVISTKQSRHLLPKRYSVQESVFNLSHASLMTMAIVQGKWDLLRCCAKDRMHQYKRMQTYPVLFAIQKLALENNALMSTLSGSGSSFFNMCYEEDAPKLKQVLSKKFPKFRVAVLDFDNDGVLIEKD
- a CDS encoding DUF448 domain-containing protein codes for the protein MRKTEIKIRMCVACRMRQPQKDLLRLKSFENQIMEFDGKGRSFYVCENCLKNGEKKLLKAVSKMKNAPKDVKNIITWIKERSIA